The Spiroplasma litorale nucleotide sequence AAACGGTAATGAGGAAATACTTAAAAGATTAAACCCTTTCATTCAACTATCAGAAAACATAAAAAATTCTTGAAGAAAAAATTCAAATAGTGATGAAAGAAAAATTGTTAGTTTACTTCAAAATCCAAAAAGAACTTATAATTTTTTAAAAAACTTATTTTATGTAAATTATATAACTAGAAACAATTTAGACACTTTACCAACTTTATCTTCAACTCTTTCATCATTATATTTATTTAGAGCAATGGAGTTATCCCCAACAGGAGAACTGAAGCTAGGAAGATTCAAAGATCATGCTCCAGGAGAAGGGGAGGAAGCTTATAATTTCCCAACAATTGATGATATAGTTTACAATAGTGATAAATTTTGAAATAATTATAACAAACGCGGTTATATGTGAACTAGATATTATTTCTCATTCTTATATAATAGCGCCTGAGGTTTTAATGAATAAGATTGGCATAGATATTATTGAAATTAAAAGACTTAGAAATTGAAAAAAACTTTTTAAAAAAATTTTACATGAAGATGAAATAAAAATATTTCAAAAGTTTAATACAAAAAAGAGAAAAAATGAGTTTTTAGCTGGCAGATGAGCCGCCAAAGAAGCTTTAATGAAAATATTAAATAAAGACATTACAATGAATTTAATAAATATTGGTTATAAAAATAATAAACCCGTATTTTTAAATGAGGGTTATGAAAATTATAATATTTCAATAAGTCATGAAACAAAATATTGTGTTGCAGTGGCAATTGATTTAGATTTTAAGGAGGCATAATGAAGCAATACTTGGATTTAGTTAAAAATATATTAAATAATGGTGAAGTTAGACAGGACAGGACCAATACGGGTACCGTATCTTTATTTGGTGCACAATCAAGATATGATTTAAGAGAAGGTTTTCCGTTGTTAACTACTAAAAAAATGTTTTTTAAAGGTATAGTTCATGAAATGTTATGATTTATCAAAGGTGATACAAATATAAAGTATTTAGTTGATAATGATGTAAAAATATGAAATGAGTGACCTTATGAATTATTTAAAAAAAGTAAAGATTACAATGGTGAATCAATTGTTGAATTTGCAAATAAAATAAAAACAGATAATAACTTTGCAATTAAGTATGGTGAATTGGGTCCAGTATATGGTAAACAATGAAGAAATTTCAATGGAGTTGATCAACTTAAAAACTTAATTGAAAATATAAAAAACAATCCGTTCTCTAGAAGACATATTATAAATGCTTGAAACCCTTCAGAAGTTGAAAAAATGGCACTACCCCCATGTCACGCCTTGTTTCAATTTTATGTGTCTGAATCTGGTTATTTAGATTTGCAACTTTATCAAAGAAGTGGGGATGTTTTTTTAGGTATTCCTTTTAATATAGCAAGTTATTCATTTTTATTAACACTAGTTTCATTAGAATGTAACTTAAAACCAAGATATTTTATTCATACTATTGGAGATGCACATATTTATTCAAACCATATAGACCAGATGAATTTACAACTTACAAGAAATCCATTAAAATTACCAAAATTAGAAATTCAATTTAATAATAAAAATATATTTGATATTAAATATGAAGATGTAAAACTTATAGATTATGAGTCTCATTCAAGTATTAAAGGAGAAATTGCAGTATAATGATTAGTTTAATTTGAGCACAAACAAAAAATAATGTAATTGGTAATGATAACAAATTACCCTGAGACATAAAAAGTGAAATGAAACATTTTGTGGATTATACTAAAGGCAAAACTGTTTTAATGGGAAGAAATACTTTTGAGTCATTAAAAATTAAACCTCTGCCCAAAAGAGAAAATATAGTTATCACCTCAAGACCTATGGAAAAAGAGTATAATCAATTATGGAAAAGTGATAATTTAACTAAAGTTTTAGAAAAATATAAAAATATTGAAAAGGAACTTGTTGTAATTGGTGGTGCTCAAATTTATACAGAAGCATTAAAATTTGCAGATAAACTAGTAGTTAGTATTATTAAGGAAGACTATATTGGTAATGTTTACTTTCCAAATTGAAATAAAAAAGATTTTAATCTAATTGAAGAAAAAGAAAATGATGAATTCATTATACAAATTTATGAAAGGAAATAATTATGTCAAAGAAACTAAAGTACACGCAGGATAGAGATCTACAAACTCCAGCTGAATTCGAAGAAGCGAAGACAAAAAAAGAAACAGCATATGTTAGAAAAGGGAAATTTATTTTAAATTTCTATAACATATGAAGAACCATAAAAAAAGCAAAAAAAGTTACTAAAAAGATAAAATTAGATCCAAACTTATATTCAGAAGAATGAAGATATAATTGAGTAAAAAAGAAAAGTAAAAAAGTGCTACAACTATTAAATGTATATGTTGACGTTATTGGTGTAGAAAATTGGCTAGATAGAGGTGTTATTTTAGCGTCTAACCATCAATCAAATATTGACCCAATTTTAATGTTGGCTGTAAATGATTTTTCAAAACAACAACCAGTAGCGTTTATTGCTAAAAAAGAACTTTGAACACAAAGAATTTTTAAACATTTTATGAATTTAATTGACAACGTACCTATGGATAGAAATAATCCAAGAAGTGTTTATAATTCAATAAAAGAGGGTAAAGATTTAGTTTCTGACTATAAAAGAAGTTTAGTTATTTTTCCTGAAGGAACAAGAAGTGCTAAACAAGAAATGAATGAATTTCAGCCTGCGAGTATGAAAGTTGCTCAAATGGCTTACGCTCCTATAATACCAGTAACAATAATTGATTCTTATAAATTATTTGTTAAAAGACCAAAAGGTGAGTTTAGAATAAAAATAATTTTTGGTAAACCATTAATGCCAGAAAAATTTATATCATTAAAAACTGACATGCTTACAAAAAACGTTCATAAAGAAATCGAAAAAAATATGAAAAAATATATAGATTGAGATCCAAAAAAATTAGGTATCAAACCAAAATCTGTTAACAAAAAAACAAGATGTACATATTATTAGAGGTGTTTTATGAATTTCAACTCCATTATTGAAAAGAAGAAAAAAAATATTGAATTAAATGAATCGGAAATAAATTTTTTAATTGAGGGTTTTTTAAATAATAAAATTAAAGATTATCAAATGTCTGCTTTTTTAATGGCGGTTTATTTTAATAATATGACAAAAAATGAATTATATTTTTTGACTAATGCAATGATACGTTCTGGAAAAAAATATGATTTAGAAGGTGTTGAAGGGCCAATAGCAGATAAACATTCTACTGGCGGAGTTGGAGATAAAACGAGTTTAATTTATGCTCCTCTAGTAGCAAGTTTTGGTATAAAAGTTGCAAAAATATCAGGCAGAGGGCTTGGAAAAACAGGGGGAACGATTGACAAACTAGAAAGTTGTACTGGATGAACGAGTTTAATATCAGAAGAAGAGTTTAATTCTAATGTTAAAAACAAATACATTTCTATTATCGGTCAATCAGAAAATATAGTTCCCGCAGACAAGGTGTTATATGCATTGAGAGATGTAACTGGTACAGTTGATTCAATTCCATTGATAGCATCAAGCATCATGTCTAAAAAACTTGCTGTAAGAAACACAAGTATAATATTGGATGTTAAGGTTGGGTCAGGAGCTTTCATGCAAAACATTGATGATGCCTTATTGCTTGCAAACACAATGATCGAAATTGGCAATTTATATAATAGAAATGTTAGTGTCATACTTACAAATATGAATTTTCCGCTCGGAAGAAGTATAGGAAATGCATTAGAGGTCAAAGAAGCATGAGAAACTTTGAATGGTAATGGATGTACTTCCCTTGAAGAAATATCAACTACTGCGGCTGCAATAACATTATTAGATAATGGTATTTTTAACGACTATAAAATTGCATGTGAAGAAATTAATAAAGTCATAAAAAGTAAAAAGGCAGCTAATTTATTAAAAGAATTTGTTATAAATCAAAATGGAGATTTTGATAAAATAATTAATTATGATGATAATTTTAAAACTAAGAATGTTATAGAGATTCGTTCAGAAAAGAAAGGTTATTTGAATTACGACTCAAATAGTATTGGAAACCTATCTTTGAATCTTGGAGCAGGTCGTGAAACAAAAGAAGATAAAATTGATTTTGCATCTGGAATATATCTAAATAAGTTACCAAATGAATTTGTCAATGAAAATGAAATTATTTTTACTTTATATACAAATAAAGATAGTGTAGAAATATTTAAAAATATGTCTCATGAATGTTATAAAATAACAGATAATAAAAATGAAAGTGATTTGATTTTGAAAATAATATCAAAAAACTATAATTTATAACAATTATATTTAAAAGGAGTTGAATTCTAAATTAAATTCCAATATAATATAAATGTCTAAAACAGGTAATAAACCATTAGCCCATATTGTTTATTTAGCCCTATTAAATATGTAATTTAATTTAATATATAATAAAGCTTGTTTTGGATATCTAAGTACTCCGCCCTGAGTACTTTTTATTTTCATTTTTAGATATTTAAAATAAAATTTAAAAATCATTGACATTTATTCAACAATTTTTGTATAATTGAATAGGTTCTTATTTTAAAGGACACTTGCTGACTTAGCTCAGTTGGTAGAGCAATTGACTAGTAATCAATAGGTCGAAGGTTCGAGTCCTTTAGTCAGCACCACAATGGGGAGATAGCGAAGTGGCTAAACGCGGGTGGCTGTAAACCATCTCCTAACGGTTCGGCGGTTCGAATCCGTCTCTCCCCACCATTTATTGGGCTATAGCCAAGCGGTAAGGCAATGGACTTTGACTCCATCATGCGCCGGTTCGAATCCTGCTAGCCCAGCCATATTAATTTCGTCTCGTTAGCTCAGCCGGTAGAGCAACTGGCTTTTAACCAGTGGGTCATAAGTTCGAATCTTATACGGGACACCATTAACAACCCCGGGTGGCGGAATTGGTAGACGCACTGGACTTAAAATCCAGCGGTTTTAATAGACCGTGCCGGTTCAAGTCCGGCCCCGGGGACCAATTTAGGACTTGATTTAAACACTTTAATTAGTGTTTTTTTATTTTTTAATAAAAAAAACCTTATTTTAAATAAGGTTTTTTAATTTATTTCAAATTGTATCAAATTTATAATTTATATTACTATATTGTGAAGTTGAGAATTTATCTGTGCTCTCTCCACCTGATTCGCCATTGCCAGATCCAGAACCACTTCCTTCTCCTGAACCACTCTCTCCACCTGATTCGCTTTCACCGCTAGAACCTGTGTTAATCTTTTCGACTAACTCAGTTTCTATTTCACTATTTAAAAAACTTGTGCTAAATTTTTTAATAAGTTTATCAAGTGAGTTTTCTACTCAACCAGTTTCATCTTGGTCAAAACCAATTTCTCAACTTACAATTTTTCCGTTTCTTATTATTAAAAACATTGGTGTAGCTTTAATTTTATCAAAATACTCTTTAACTTTGCTTTTTGCAACTTTTTTTTGTATTGTTTCATTGCTTCCAATATCTAGCATTGATTTATAATAAATATCTGTCATTCTGTCAATTAGTCAATTTATTATGTTTTCACTTCATTTTTCTTTAAAGTTATTTGCTTTTTCGTCACTAACGAATTCTCTAAGATTTAAATTGTTGTTTAGTTCTTCTCCATAACCAGTAAAAGAATTTTCATCTGGTTTAATTGAACTAACTGAGTTATTGTATTGACCTGATAATTCTTCAAGTTTATTGTCAAAAAAAGTTTTATTAGATTCTAAATTTGCTTCAAATTTTTGACAAAAATCACAATCTTTAGCACCAATGTAAAGTAAAAAAGTTTCTTTATTATCTATTCATTGTAAAAATTGTTTATAGTTAACATTTGAACTACATGATATTACAGTAGTGGCAGATGTTGTTGCAAGCGTTAAAACAGATAACGTAGCAAGTATTTTTTTCAAATTAATCACTCCTAAATTACAAATATTATTTTACACATTTAATTGAAGAAATAGTATATATATTAAAGATTTTTTTGTTTATATATCAAAATATAATTTTTTGTATTAAAATTAAATAGAACATAGAAAATATTAATTTAAGCATTATCTAATAGTCCATAACTTAGGGAATTATTTAGATTATTTTATTTTTTTATGATTTAGCAAAATATGCTAATTTTTTATTAAGAGGAGGTTTTAAAATGCGCGAAGGAGTTATCTTACGTTGTTCAGTTTGCAAAGAAGAAAATTATATTGCAAAAAACGATAAAAGAAAAGACAAAATTGAAGTTAATAAACATTGTTTTAAATGTAATGCACACCAAACACATAAGCAAAAAAAATAATCTTTTGTATTTAAACCAGGAGAAAAAAATATGAAAAAAGAAATTCTAAACAAAATTTTAAAAGAAACTGGTGCTCAGGCTATCTTGTTGTATTCGCCTCAAAATAGATATTGATTCTCAAGATTTCAATCTAGTTTAGGCTATGTATTATATACAGAAGATGAAAGTATACTTTTTTTGGATGGTAGATACATTACTGCTGCAAGGGAATCAGACTCAGTAACTAATATTGATAAAATTTTGGAATTTAAAAAAATTTATGAGTTATTAAATCATGAAATTGAAAATAAAAACATTAAAAAAGTTATTTTTGAAAGCGATTGAGTATATTGTAGCCAAGCAGATCTTTTTAAAAAACATTTGAAATCTGAAGTTGAAGGTTACAATTTTGAATCTGTAAGAATGATAAAAGATCAATGAGAAATTTGTCAAATTAGAAAAGCATGTGATATAACACATGAAGTTTTTTTAGAGGTTCTATCATATGTTAAACCGGGTATGACAGAAATCCAATTATCAAATTTTGTTACAAACACTTTTTTACAAAAAGGTGCTCAAAAATTAAGTTTTGATACAATTGTTGCAAGTGGTAAAAATGGAAGCAAACCACATGCTGTACCATCTGATAAAGTAATTAATGAAAATGATTTTGTTACATTAGATATGGGTTGTGAGTATAATGGATATTGCTCAGATCAAACAAGAACATTTGTAATGGGTGAAAATGGTAACCCTATAATAAATGAAATTTATCAAATAGTATATGAGGCTCAGGAATTAGGTATAAATAGTATTAAACCAGGTGTTAAAACAAGTGAAATCCATAAAATTTGCTTTGATTACATAGATTCAAAAGGATATGGAGAATATTTTACACACGGAACTGGACACGGTTTAGGGATTGAAATTCACGAAGAACCATATAATTCTGTTGCAGGGGACAAAATACTTGAAGAAGGTATGTGTGTGACTGTGGAACCTGGAATATATATTCCTGGTACTGGTGGAGTAAGAATTGAAGACGACATTCTTGTAACTTCAAAAGGTTTTGATTACTTAACAACACCATTAAGAAAATTACAAATAGTAAAATAATAGGTGATTTATATTTCAAAAATTGAACATATTGCTCTAATTATTGATGGTAATGGACGTTGAGCAAAAAAATTTCATAGACCAAGAACTTATGGTCATAGAGTTGGTATACAAAATATATGACCAACAATTTTAGCGATAAAGAAGCAAAATATAAAATATGCTTCTTTTTATTGTTTTTCTACAGAGAATTGAAATAGACCTGATAAAGAAGTTGAATTTTTGATCAACTTCCCAGTTGACTTCTTTAATAGAAAAAAACAAGAAGAATATTTAAAAAATGATATAAAGGTTGTTTGAGTTGGTAGAAGAGATCGGATGCCAACCGAAACAAAAAAAATAATTGAAGAAGTAGAAGAAAAAACAAAAAATTGTAGTTCATTAATTTTTAATTTGTGCATTGATTATGGTTCATTCGATGAAATTCAAAATGCAATTAAAAAAATAATGGATGATTGTGAAAATAAACTATTAAATAAAAATGATTTTGAAATTAAAGATTTATTTAAATATTTGTATACTGAAGGTACCCCACCAATTGATTTGTTAATTAGAACCGGTGGGGAACAAAGATTAAGTAACTTTATGTTGTTACAAGCTTCTTATGCAGAATTATATTTTACAAAGAAATATTGACCAGAATTTAGAGAGCATGACTTGTTAGTTGCTATTGATAACTACATAAGTAGAGAAAGAAGATATGGAGAAATAAAAAATGGAAAATAACCAAAAAGAAGACTTAGTAGATAAAAATCAGGAAGTTGGTTCCAATAGATTTAAATCTTCTGTTGCAATATCAAATTTTAAAAAAAGAATAATAACATCCATTATACTATTAATATTTCTTCTAATTTATGTTTCTTTAGGTGCTATTTATACTCTATTAAGTGAATTAAAAAATATTGAAATTGCAGCATATTTTTTAATTTTCCTAACATCAATAATTTTGATTCTATGTCAATTTGAAATTAATTCTGCTACTAATTTTAAAAAATGATACTTTCAACTTGTTATTATATCAATATCTTTAATTATGTTTTTTTATCCTATAAACATAAATCTTTATAGAAATTTATCATTTTATAGTTTAATGAGTTTAGGAGGTTGATTAAGTTCTTGACAACTTCCATTAATAATATTTTTATTCTTTTTAATTTTATTGTTGTGTGTATACCTTTCAAAATCTAAAAACTATAAAGGTATTATTATAAACTTCGCAATAACTTTAATGATTGTATTTGCTTTCAAAGCATTTACAATCATATCATTGAGTAGAATTGATTTTGGAGGCAAAATTGTCGGTAGATTTTCATTTAATACCATTGTTTGGGTTTGACTAATCATTATATTTAATGATTCATTTGCTTATTTGGGAGGAATGAGATGAGGTAAAACAAAATTAGCTCCAGTTATTAGTCCTAAAAAAACCTGAGAAGGTGCTGCAATTGGTTTATCATGTTCTTTTATTTTTGCAATTACTTATGCTTTAATATTTTATTTTTGCAATCCTGTTAATAAACCTCTTTTTGAAATGATGGTTTTTTTAGGAAATAATTCAAAAGCAGGAGAAATAATTGTTTATGTTATATTATCGTTATTATTTCCTGTAATTGGATTATATGGCGATTTATTATTTTCATATGTTAAAAGATTATTTAATATAAAAGATTACTCAAATCTTCTTCCAGGACATGGTGGATTGTTAGATCGATTAGATTCAATAATTTTTGCATTATTCATACTATTTATAATAATAATTTTAGGGAGTAGTGTGTTTTAATGAAGAATGTAATTTTGTTTGGAGCTTCTGGCAATATTGGTATGCAATCTATAGATATATTAAAAGAGAATAAAGACAAATTTAAGTTAATTTCAATATCGATTGGGAATAACACAAGTGTTTTAGAAAGAATATTAAATGAATTTGACTCAATTAAAAAAGTTTATTTAAATATTAAAACTGAGGAATTAACTCTTAAATTTCCTAATGTTGATTTTATTGATACAAATATACTTGATTTGTTTAATGACAAAGTGGACATTATTATTAATGCATTAAGTGGTGTATTTGGATTGAATGTATCTGTTGAATCAATTAAAAAAGGATTAATCTTATTAAACGCAAACAAAGAATCTATAGTAGTTGCCGGGAAAATAATAAACAACTTACTTAAAAATAATAAAAGATCTCGACTTTATCCAATAGATTCTGAACATTGTGCAATATTTCAATGTTTGGAGTCAAAAAACAAAATCAAAAAAATTTTATTAACTGCTTCGGGCGGGCCTTTTTTAAATCTCTCACTAGAAGAAACTAAAAATATTAAATTGGATGATGCTTTAAAACATCCAACCTGATCTATGGGAAAAAAAATTACTGTTGACAGTGCGACTATGTTTAATAAATCATTAGAAATTATAGAAGCTTATCACTTATTTAATACTGAAAATATAGATGTTATTGTTCATAAAGAATCTATAGTTCATTCAATGAT carries:
- a CDS encoding phosphatidate cytidylyltransferase, which produces MENNQKEDLVDKNQEVGSNRFKSSVAISNFKKRIITSIILLIFLLIYVSLGAIYTLLSELKNIEIAAYFLIFLTSIILILCQFEINSATNFKKWYFQLVIISISLIMFFYPININLYRNLSFYSLMSLGGWLSSWQLPLIIFLFFLILLLCVYLSKSKNYKGIIINFAITLMIVFAFKAFTIISLSRIDFGGKIVGRFSFNTIVWVWLIIIFNDSFAYLGGMRWGKTKLAPVISPKKTWEGAAIGLSCSFIFAITYALIFYFCNPVNKPLFEMMVFLGNNSKAGEIIVYVILSLLFPVIGLYGDLLFSYVKRLFNIKDYSNLLPGHGGLLDRLDSIIFALFILFIIIILGSSVF
- the rpmG gene encoding 50S ribosomal protein L33; translation: MREGVILRCSVCKEENYIAKNDKRKDKIEVNKHCFKCNAHQTHKQKK
- a CDS encoding lysophospholipid acyltransferase family protein produces the protein MSKKLKYTQDRDLQTPAEFEEAKTKKETAYVRKGKFILNFYNIWRTIKKAKKVTKKIKLDPNLYSEEWRYNWVKKKSKKVLQLLNVYVDVIGVENWLDRGVILASNHQSNIDPILMLAVNDFSKQQPVAFIAKKELWTQRIFKHFMNLIDNVPMDRNNPRSVYNSIKEGKDLVSDYKRSLVIFPEGTRSAKQEMNEFQPASMKVAQMAYAPIIPVTIIDSYKLFVKRPKGEFRIKIIFGKPLMPEKFISLKTDMLTKNVHKEIEKNMKKYIDWDPKKLGIKPKSVNKKTRCTYY
- a CDS encoding thymidine phosphorylase, with product MNFNSIIEKKKKNIELNESEINFLIEGFLNNKIKDYQMSAFLMAVYFNNMTKNELYFLTNAMIRSGKKYDLEGVEGPIADKHSTGGVGDKTSLIYAPLVASFGIKVAKISGRGLGKTGGTIDKLESCTGWTSLISEEEFNSNVKNKYISIIGQSENIVPADKVLYALRDVTGTVDSIPLIASSIMSKKLAVRNTSIILDVKVGSGAFMQNIDDALLLANTMIEIGNLYNRNVSVILTNMNFPLGRSIGNALEVKEAWETLNGNGCTSLEEISTTAAAITLLDNGIFNDYKIACEEINKVIKSKKAANLLKEFVINQNGDFDKIINYDDNFKTKNVIEIRSEKKGYLNYDSNSIGNLSLNLGAGRETKEDKIDFASGIYLNKLPNEFVNENEIIFTLYTNKDSVEIFKNMSHECYKITDNKNESDLILKIISKNYNL
- the uppS gene encoding polyprenyl diphosphate synthase, which translates into the protein MIYISKIEHIALIIDGNGRWAKKFHRPRTYGHRVGIQNIWPTILAIKKQNIKYASFYCFSTENWNRPDKEVEFLINFPVDFFNRKKQEEYLKNDIKVVWVGRRDRMPTETKKIIEEVEEKTKNCSSLIFNLCIDYGSFDEIQNAIKKIMDDCENKLLNKNDFEIKDLFKYLYTEGTPPIDLLIRTGGEQRLSNFMLLQASYAELYFTKKYWPEFREHDLLVAIDNYISRERRYGEIKNGK
- a CDS encoding dihydrofolate reductase, which encodes MISLIWAQTKNNVIGNDNKLPWDIKSEMKHFVDYTKGKTVLMGRNTFESLKIKPLPKRENIVITSRPMEKEYNQLWKSDNLTKVLEKYKNIEKELVVIGGAQIYTEALKFADKLVVSIIKEDYIGNVYFPNWNKKDFNLIEEKENDEFIIQIYERK
- the dxr gene encoding 1-deoxy-D-xylulose-5-phosphate reductoisomerase; this encodes MKNVILFGASGNIGMQSIDILKENKDKFKLISISIGNNTSVLERILNEFDSIKKVYLNIKTEELTLKFPNVDFIDTNILDLFNDKVDIIINALSGVFGLNVSVESIKKGLILLNANKESIVVAGKIINNLLKNNKRSRLYPIDSEHCAIFQCLESKNKIKKILLTASGGPFLNLSLEETKNIKLDDALKHPTWSMGKKITVDSATMFNKSLEIIEAYHLFNTENIDVIVHKESIVHSMIMFDDNSVKSQMSKPDMKQVINYFLNYPNRTCFKDQKDLDWIGGFELTFKKIDEKRFPPISFAFECIKSHNSKSIALNAANEVCVDYFLNNKISFFDITFIVEKIFKSIENKEINSIDEIYIYDAFIREKTIKMIGVK
- a CDS encoding aminopeptidase P family protein, yielding MKKEILNKILKETGAQAILLYSPQNRYWFSRFQSSLGYVLYTEDESILFLDGRYITAARESDSVTNIDKILEFKKIYELLNHEIENKNIKKVIFESDWVYCSQADLFKKHLKSEVEGYNFESVRMIKDQWEICQIRKACDITHEVFLEVLSYVKPGMTEIQLSNFVTNTFLQKGAQKLSFDTIVASGKNGSKPHAVPSDKVINENDFVTLDMGCEYNGYCSDQTRTFVMGENGNPIINEIYQIVYEAQELGINSIKPGVKTSEIHKICFDYIDSKGYGEYFTHGTGHGLGIEIHEEPYNSVAGDKILEEGMCVTVEPGIYIPGTGGVRIEDDILVTSKGFDYLTTPLRKLQIVK
- the thyA gene encoding thymidylate synthase, which produces MKQYLDLVKNILNNGEVRQDRTNTGTVSLFGAQSRYDLREGFPLLTTKKMFFKGIVHEMLWFIKGDTNIKYLVDNDVKIWNEWPYELFKKSKDYNGESIVEFANKIKTDNNFAIKYGELGPVYGKQWRNFNGVDQLKNLIENIKNNPFSRRHIINAWNPSEVEKMALPPCHALFQFYVSESGYLDLQLYQRSGDVFLGIPFNIASYSFLLTLVSLECNLKPRYFIHTIGDAHIYSNHIDQMNLQLTRNPLKLPKLEIQFNNKNIFDIKYEDVKLIDYESHSSIKGEIAV
- a CDS encoding holo-ACP synthase, translated to MNKIGIDIIEIKRLRNWKKLFKKILHEDEIKIFQKFNTKKRKNEFLAGRWAAKEALMKILNKDITMNLINIGYKNNKPVFLNEGYENYNISISHETKYCVAVAIDLDFKEA